The Couchioplanes caeruleus sequence TTCCTGCTCGGCGGGCTCACCGGTGTGCTGCTGGCCTCGCCGCCGGTCGACTTCCACGTCACCGACAGCTACTTCGTGGTCGCGCACTTCCACTACGTCCTGTTCGGCACGATCGTGTTCGCGGTGTTCGCCGGCGTGTACTTCTGGTTCCCCAAGATGTTCGGCCGAATGCTCGACGACCGCCTGGGCAGGATCCACTTCTGGCTGACCTTCGTCGGCTTCCACGTCACGTTCCTGGTGCAGCACTGGCTCGGCGCCGAGGGCTTCCCCCGCCGCTACGCCGACTACCAGACCGGCGACGGCTTCACGACGCTGAACATGGTCTCCACGGTGGGCTCGTTCGTGCTGGGCGCCTCGACGTTGCCGTTCCTCTACAACGTCTGGAAGTCGTACAAGGCCGGCCAGCTCGTCACGGTGGACGATCCCTGGGGTCACGGAAACTCCCTGGAGTGGGCGACGTCCTGCCCGCCGCCGCTGCGCAACTTCGACCGCATGCCGCGGATCCGCTCGGAGCGCCCGGCGTTCGACGCCAAGTACCCCGAGCTCGCCGCCGGGAAGCAGTCGGCCGCCGGCCCGCCGGAGGGCGGCGCCCGTCCGCTGAGCCACGAGTCGGATAGCGGTGCCCGCTATCAGGAAGACACCTCCGACGGCCAATGAGCCGAGCGGAATTTCAGTTGGCGCACATGACCAGTGCCAGCCAATAAGAAACGCTTGTGAGGGTCGTCACGCGGGCTCGGGTCACCGATAACCGAGCTTCTTCCGCCTGACCTGCGAGGGCGCCGTCCCACCGGGTAAAGAATGCGATGAACGACGGGTTTACGTGCGGATACAGCCTCGTTTCGAGGGCTGGTCGAAGGCAGTATCCGCATTCTGGACGTTCCGTTTGCCAATGACTGGCGTCTACCCCTAGCGTTTTTCCGGTGCCGCCCTGACGCCCTTGGCGCGACAGGACCGGCAGCGGTCCGACAACGACGACGGACGCCCGTGATCGCCATTGTTATGACAGCGAAACAAAACTGTCGGAAATCCCTGCAAGGGAGCACCATGCCGATCGCCGAACCGCAATCGCGCGCCGCCACCCGACGAGCCTGGCGGCCGCTGCAGCGGTCCACCCGGGTCGCCATCCTCGGGGCGCTGCTCGCGACCCTCTTCTACCAGACCTTCCTGCTGGACCCGCAGTATCGCGGGCCCGTCTGGCTGTGGACCGCGATGCTGCTGGCCGAGGGCCTGACGGCCGTGCACGCCATCGGCACGTGGTGGACCATCCTGGCCCACGACAACCGCGACGAACCCGCCGGCGTCACGGTGCGCCGCAACCGGCTGCGCGCCGGCGCCGAGGTGCCCGGCATCGACGTCTTCATCACCGCGTACGGGGAGGCGCCCGAGCTGGTCCGCACGACCCTGCGGGCCGCCCGCGACATGACGCTCGCGCACGCGACGTGGGTGCTCGACGACGGCGACAGTGACGTCCTGCGCGACATCTGCGCCGAGGAGGGGGTCGGTTATCTGCGCCGCGACGGCGGCCTGCACGCGAAGGCCGGCAACGTCAACGCCGCGCTCGCGCGCACCACCGGGGAGTACGTGGTGATCCTCGACGCCGACCATGTCCCGGAGCCGGCCTTCCTGCTCCAGATCCTGCCGCACTTCGAGGATCCCGACGTGGCGTTCGTGCAGTCGCCGCAGTCGTACACCAACCGCACGAATCTGGTCTCGACCGGAGCGGCGGAGGCTCAGCGGATCTTCTACGAGCTGGTGTGCCCGGGAAAGAACCACTTCAACGCCGCGTTCTGCGTCGGCACCAACGTCATGTTCCGGCGCGCCGCCCTGGACGAGATCGGCGGCATCGCCACCGGCAGCAACTCCGAGGACATCTGGACGTCGCTGGAACTGCACCGGCGCGGCTGGAAGTCCATCTACGTCCCGCAGGTGCTGGCCCGGGGGCTGGCGCCGGCGGACGTGACGTCGTACCTGAAACAGCAGATGCGCTGGGCCTGCGGCGGCTTCGAGGTCGTCCTGCGCGGCGGGCTGCTGCGACGCGGCGCCGGGCTGACCGTCGACCAGCGGCTGCAGTATCTCTTCGTGGGCACGCACTACCTGCTGTCGCTGGCGATGCTCACCTTCATGCTGTTCCCGGCGCTGTACCTGCTGTTCGCGCTGAGCCCGATCCGGGCCGACGGGGTCACGTGGGCCACGCACTACCTGCCGTTCCAGGTGATGGTCCTGGTCGTCACCTGGCTGCAGTCCGGCGGGTTCAAGGGCTCCGCCATCGTCACCAGCATCGGGGCCGCGCCGGTGCACGCCCGGGCGTTCTGGGCGACGCTGCGGCGGACGCGGGCCACCTGGAAGGCCACCAACCAGGCCGGCGCCGGCGCCCGATCGCTCTGGGTCGTGATGCCGCAGCTCGCCCTCGTGGTGCTCAACGTCGCCGGCATCGTCGTCGGCCTCGTCGTCATGGCCGACCCGGCGCCCACCTGGCTCTCCATCGCCTGGGCCACGATGATCGTGCTGATCCTCGGGCGGATCGTCATCGAGTCGGTCGCCGGTCGCGGAGGCGACGAACCGGACGCCCGCCCCGCCGGACCGGACGCCGTCCCCGGCTCCGAGCCCGCGGCGGTGAAGGACGTCGCGTCGGCCCACTGAACCACCGCCCATCGACCTGTTCCACTCGTTCAAAGGGATCACCGTCATGACCACTGTGGTCGAGCACGACCGTCTCCCCGACTCCTCTGGCGGGGCCGGACCGGACCGGACCGGACCGCCCGGACAGGCGCCGGACAGCGCCCGAGACACCTCCCCATCCCGGATGCCGGCCGTCCGGACCTTCGCCGTCACCGTCCTGATGCTGGCCGGCGCGGCCGTCGGCGGCACCTATGTGGCCAACCACCGCCTGGCCGCCGGCGCCGTCGTCACCCTCGACGAAGCCGCCCTGACCGCGGACGCGCTCCCGGTCGGCGCCACCGGCTCGGGCGTGGTGACCGAGATCCTGGTGACCGAGCAGACCCGGGTTGCCGCGGGCCAGGAGCTCGCCCGCGTGCGGCGCGCCGCGGACCGGTCGCCCACCGTCCCGCCGGTCGAGGTGCTGCGGGCGCCGTCGCCCGGGACCGTCTCCGACATCGAGGTCGCCGCCGGCGGCGTGGTGGGCGCCGGGGAGCCCGTGGTCACCCTGTACGACCACACCCGGCTGAGCTTCCACGCCAGGGCCACCGTGGAGCAGCTCCGCGAGCTGCGCCTGGGGATGACGGCGCAGATCAGCGGCCCCGGCCTGGCCCACCCGGTGCCGGCCGTCGTCGATCACGTCGAGGCCCGGGTGGGTCCCGACCCGCTCTCCGACGCCCCGCTCTCCGAGGAGCAGCGAGAGGCGCACGACCAGCTCACCGTCGTGCTGGTCCCGCGCACGGACGCCGTCGACCGGGTCGGCACGCTCGTACCGGGGCTGCGCTTCACGGCCGACATCGACACCGACACCGCGGTCGGCAGGACGCCCGCGGTCAACGGTGCCGGATGAGCGCCCGCCTCCGGCGGATCATGACCGCCGCATGTGTCGCCACGGCGGTGTCGCTCACCGCGGGTTGCTGGACCCGGGACGGCGCTGATCGTGTGCATCCCGAGCCTGCGCCGCCCGCTTACGGGGCGCTCACCGAGGGCGCCGCCACGACCCCGCTGGGACGCCCGGACCCGGGCGGCAAGGCCGTGCTGGCCGACGCCGCGGTGACCGGCGCGGCGCCGAAGACCGGACCGGTACGGGCCGGGCAACCGCTGGCCGGGCAGGCGCTGCCCACCAACCAGTGGTGGACCTCGGCCCTGACCGGCCGCCTGGAGCGCCCGCTCTGGGGTCGTCCACTGGCGATCGGCAGCACCGACACCGGCCTGGGAATCAGCTCCGCCGCCCCGACCGCGTCCGCGAACGCGGTGGTGACACCGTTCCAGCCGGCCCTGCACGCGGGCGGCGCCATCTCCGCGGTGACGGTCACCGGGTACGGCGCCTTCCACGTGGTGCTGCGGGCCGAGCTCCGCGACGGCGGCGCCATACAGATCACCCTGGTGCAGGGCAGCCCCGTGCTGTACCTCGATTTCGAGGGAGCGACGCCGTCGCTGACGGCGAGCGGGCCGGTGTCCCGGGTCGGCGGTGCCGGACCGCTGGCCCAGCTCACCGTCGCCGGTCAGCGCTGGGACGTCCAGGCCGAGGACGGCGCCGGCTGGCGCCAGGACGGCCAGCGGCTCACCGTGGACCGGCCCGGCCGGACCGCCATCGCGGTGGCCCGGGTGCCCGACCGGGTGGACGGCGACCGGTGGGCGCGGGCGCTGGCGGGCGCCGCCGGCGATCCGGTGATCCGGACGACCGCCTCGATGGCGTACGACGCCACCGCCGGCACCGTCACGCAGTCGCTGCGCGCGGAACGACGGACCGGCCGGCCGGGTGTGTGGGCACTGCTGCCGCACCACCAGGCCGGGCTGGTGCCCGGCGGCGACCTGGAACCGATCGCGGGCGGCTACCCCGACGCGCGCGGACCGCTGTCGGTGGCGCGGGCCACCACCGTCCGCGTCCGGGTGCCCATGCCGGGCCTGGTCACCGAGGCACCAGCAATCCCGTTGACGCGGCCGGCCCGCGCCGCCGTGCTCGCCGACCTGACCGCGGACCTCGCCCGCGATCCGGCCACCGCGAAGGGCGGCAGCTACTTCGGACTGAAGGAGCTGGGCCGCCTGGCCGTGATCGCGGAGGTGGCCAAGGGCATCGGCGCCCGGGCCCCGCAGGAGGCGGCCCTGCGCCGGCTGCGGGCCTCGCTGGTGGACTGGCTCACGTACCGCGGCCCCGGCGACGTGCGGTACTTCGCCTACGACCGGATGTGGGGCGGGCTCATCGCCGTGCCCGCGGAGTTCGGCAGCGGCGACTACAACGACCACCACTTCCAGTACGGCTACCTCGTCCGCGCGGCGGCGGTGCTGGCCGAGGCGGATCCGGCGTTCCTGCGGGACTACGGCGGCGCCGTAGCGCTCGTCGCCCGCGACTACAGCGGCACCCTGTCCGGCACCGGCGCCAACGGCTTCCCGGCGTTCCGCGCCTTCAACGCCTACCTCGGACACTCCGCCGCATCCGGATTCGCCCCCTTCGCCGACGGCAACAACCAGGAGTCGTCCAGCGAGGCGGTCGCCGCCTGGGAGGCGGTCACCCGCTGGGGCATCGTGTCCGGCGACGAGCAGCTCACCACGTACGGTGTCACGCATTACGCGCTCGAGGCCGCGACCGCCCGGCGCTACTGGCTCGGCGAGGTCGGGGAACGTCCGGCCGGCTACGCGCACACCGTCGCCGGCATCGTCTGGGACGCCAAGATCGACTATGCCACCTGGTTCGATCCCCGGCCGGAGTCGGTGCTGGGCATCCAGCTTCTGCCGCTCACCTTCGGTTCGCTGTACCGCGGCGACCCGGGACCGGCCGCGGCCCGCCAGCGGGAGCTCTCCCGCGACGTGGGCGGCGATCCCCGCGTGTGGGGAGACCTGTTCGCGGCCGACCTCGCGGTCGCGGATCCGGCGGCGGCCCGACGCCGGCTCACGGCGAAGCTGCCGAGGGAGGAGAGCACGAGCCGCGCCATGGTGCGGTACTGGGTGGAGATGCTGGCGACGTACGGTCCCCCGCAACCCGCCGTGGTGGCCGACGGCCCGTACGGACTGGCCTTCGGCACCGCCCAGCAGCCGCGCCTGCTCGCCGTCAACCCGACGGCAGCGCGACGGACGGTGACCTTCCGCCGCGACGGCGCGACCGTCGCGACCGTGGTCGTCGACCCCGGACAGAGCATCGTCCGTCAGCCGTGACGGCGGGTGCGGCGGGGCCCCTGACCCGCCGCACCCGCCCCCGGCACTCAGCTCCCCCGGCGTTGTTCCAGGAGTTGCGGATCTCGGTCACCCGGTCGCCGACCACCGGCCGTGCGCCGTTCGACTCCGGCGGAATTCTGGTGCGCCCGGTCACACCCCACCGCCGGCATACCGGCGTCCGTCGATGGATACGATCGCGGGCGCGGAGGGCGGCGGTCGGCCCGGCGAGGGGGGACGGTGCGGGACTCGTTGGCCGGGCGGGCCTCGGAGCTGGCGGTGCTGCGCGACGCGCTGGACCGGCGGTCCGGCGAGGCGGTGGTGGTCGGCATCTGCGGCGATCCCGGCATCGGCAAGACGCGGCTGCTCGGCGAGCTCGCCGCCGAGGCCCGCCGCCGGGGCTGCCCGGTCCTGGCCGGGCGCGCGGCCGAGTTCGAACGCGAAGTGCCCTTCGGCACGATCAGGAACGCACTGGCCGACCACGTCGACACCCGGTCGGCCGCTCCCGGCGCCGCCGACCTGCGGCTTCTGCGCACGGTGTTCCCGGCCCTGACCGCCGAACCGGAGGCCGCCGAGCCCGCGCTGCTGGCCACCGAGCGGTATCGCGTGCACCGGGCGGTGCGCGCCCTGCTGGAGGGCATCGCGGCCGAGCGCGGGCTGGTGCTCGTTCTCGACGATCTGCACTGGAGCGACGCGGGCTCGGTGGAGCTGCTCGACCACCTGCTGCGCCACCCACCCCGCGGCGGCGTGCTGCTCGCGCTCGCGTACCGGCCGCGGCAGGCTCCGGCCCGGCTCGGTCACGCGATGGCGGCGGCGGTGCGGCGCGGGCTGGCCACCGTCGTCACCGTCGGGCCGTTGTCGTTCGCCGAGGCGGCGCCGCTGCTGCCGGCGGGGGCGGGCCCGCGCCGGCGCCGGCAGTTGTACGACGCGAGCGCCGGCAACCCGTTCCATCTCGAACTGCTGGCCCGGGGCGCCGACCTCGACGGCACCGCGCCGCCGCCCGACGTCGCCTCGGCCATGGCCGGCGAGTTCGCGGCGCTCGACGCCGAACGCCGCCGAGTGCTGCACGCGGCCGCCGTGACCGGGGACGACGCCGATCCCGGCCTGCTGGCCGCCGTGGCGGAGCTGCCCTTGGGCGCCGTCCTCGCGGCGCTCGACGACCTCACCGCTAGGGACCTGGTGCGCCCGGCCGGCTTCGGCGGTGCCGTACGCTTCCGCCACCCGTTGCTGCGCAGCGCCGCCTACCACCACGCCGGCCCGGGCTGGCGGGTCGCGGCGCACGCCCGCGCCGCGGCCGAGCTGCGCCGCCGGGAGGCGCCCGTCGCGGATCAGGCGGTGCACGTGCACGCGTCCGCCGCCGTCGGTGACCTGGATGCGGTGCGGCTGCTGCGCACGGCGGCGGAGCAGGCCCTGCGGGTCACTCCGGCGGCCGCCGCCCACTGGCTGCACGCGGCGCTGTCCCTGCTCCCCCGCCAGGACGCGACCGTCGCCACCCGCATCGAGCTTCTGCACCTGCGCGCCGAGGCCCTCGGCATCACCGGCCGCCTCACCGAGGGCCGGGCCCTTCTGAACGAGCTCCTCGGCATGCTGCCGCCCGGGAGCGAGCCGCGGTCCCGGGTGATCAGCTTCCTGTGCTCGTTGCTTCACCTACTCGGCGATCACAAGGAGGCGCACGCCCTCGTGCTCCGCGAGCTGGAGGGCCTGCCGGAGCCCCGCGGCATGGCCGCCGGCACGCTGCGGGTCGCGCTGGCCCTGACCACCCTGATGACCGGGTCGGCCGGGGACGCCGCGGTCGCGGAGGCCATCGAGACCGCCCGGCACACCGGCAGCCGGCCCCTGCTCGCCGCCTCGCTCGGGGTCGGCGTGGCGGTCAGCCAGGCCTCCGGGAGCGGCCAGGAGAGCGCCGCCCGGCTGGACGAGGCGACCGCCATGGTCGACGCCATGCCCGACCACGAACTGGCCGAGCGCCTCGACGCCGCGCTGTTCCTCGGCTGGGGCGAGCTCTATCTCGAACGCTACGGCTCGGCGCAACGGCATCTGCGCCGGGCCCAGCGGGTCGCCCGGGCCACCGGCCAGAGCCACCTGATCGGCTCCTTGCAGACCCTCGAGGGCGTCGTGCTCTGCTGCACCGGCGATCTGCGCGAGGGTCTGCCGCTCCTCGACGACGCGCTGGAGTCCGAGACGCTGACCGGCGCCCGGGACGGGCGGGCCCGGGTACAGGGATACCGGTGCTGGGTCCTGGTCTGGACCGGCGACGTCGCGCAGGCGCTGGCCGCAGGCACCGAGGCGGAGACCCTCGCCGGCGGCCACCGCGACTGGCAGTCCGCCTCAGCGGACGGGATGCTCGGCTGGGCCCGGTACGCCGCCGGCGACGCCGAGGGCTGCCTGCAGCTCATGCTGACCGCCGGGCAGGGTGCGGATCTGCGCGCCGTACGGCCCCAATGGCGGCCTCGGTGGTTCGAGGTGCTCACCGCCGCGGCCGCCGCCACCGGCAACCGCCGCCTCGCGGCCGAGCTGGCCGCCGGGGCGGCCGAGCTGACCGCCGGGCCCGTCCTGCCCAGGCACGCCGGGATGATCGCGATGGCCCGGATGCACGCCGACCTGCACACCGAACCGCGCGCCGCGGCCGGCCACGCGGCCCGCGCGGCGGAGCTGTTCGCCCAGGCCGGAGACCGGCTCGGTGTGGCCCGGGCCCGGCTCTACCTCGGCGCGGCGCACCGGGACACGGCCGGCCCGGCCCGCGCCGGCCGGGAGATCGCGGCCGCCCAGGCCGAGTTCGCCCGGTGCGGCGCCCGGCCGCACTGGCTGGCCCGGATCACCGGCATCCCCCTCGATGCCGGGGACCCGGCGGAGCCGGCGGATCCGGGGACCCGCCGGCTCACCCCCCGAGAGCTGGACGTGCTGGCACTGCTCGCCGAGTCGCTGACCGCCGCCGCCATCGGCCGGCGGCTCGGCATCAGCGCCGGCACGGTCCACAAACATCTCTCCGCGCTGTACCGCAAGCTCGGCACCGGCGACCGCCTGGCGACCGTGCTGCGGGCCCGGGCGCTCGGCCTGCTGCCGGACGCCGGCGGCTGAACCCGCCGCTCAGCCGATCATCTCCGTGGCTCAGCCGATCACGAACGGGCCCACGTGGTGCAGCAGGAACGGCGCGTCGGCCAGCGTCCCGGCGGTGTTGTGGCACACCACGACGGCGACCTCGTCGGACTCGAACGACTCCACCTTGCAGCGCGCCCCGTTGCCGCCCACCGACGTCACGTTCACCGCGCCGCCGACCGAGGCCCAGCCGTAGTTCACCTCGTACCGGCCGGCACCGAGACGGGTGATGCCGCTGGTGCCGGAGAGGAATCGGTATGCCGCGGCGGGCTCGTAGGAGGCCACGGTCGGCTTGTTGGCGTACAGATACGACGTCGGGTGCCCGTCGGCGCTGCAACAGACGCCGTACCCGAAGATGTTGCCGTCCTTGACGAAGCTCATGGTGAAGCGGGAGTCCGCCGGGGCTCCGGCGGCGTTGTAGCACCGGACCTGGATGCGCTCGGCGGTCCCGGAGGCGGTCCAGTTCCAGGCCGTGCACCACTCCCCGCCGGTGCCGTACGCGGTCACCTGGACGTGCCCGCCCGTCGTGCCGATCCCGGGGGCGTTGACGGTGTAGACCCCGGGCTCGCCCGGCGACCGGGTGATCGTGTTGAGGGCGCCCGACGAGTTGTACTGGTAGTTCGCCGGCGGCGTGTACGAGGCGTTGGTGGGCTGGTTGGCAAAGACGTACGCCAGCGGCTTGCCGCCCGAACCCGACCGGTTGTTGTAGGTGAGGACGAACCGGCTGTCGGTGGGCGTGCCGCGGCGGTCCAGGCACCGCACCAGCACCCGCTGGTTGTCCCCGCTGGGCGCCCAGCTCTGCACCTTGCAGTAGGCCGTGTCGGAGCCGTACGCGGTCACCTGGACCGTGCCCGCCCGGGCGGCCTGGCCCGGCAGGTCGACCGAGTAGAGCCCGACGTCCAGGCCGCAGACCTCATTCCTGAACTGGAAGGGCGCCGACGAGTTCCACTGGCGCTCACCCGGCACGATGCACATCGCCGCGTCCGGCGTGTCGAGCCAGACGAACGCGGCCCCGTACGGGCCGGCGGCCTGGGCGGCGGAGGGCGTCAGCACGGCCGCGGCGGCGACGGCGACCACGGTCACGGCGCCGGCCAGGCGCCGCACCCAGGCTGACGGTGAACGGGAGCTCATGGGCACTCCTTCGAGCGGGTGACGGGACCACCGCAGTGTTGCGCCCACTGTCGCTTGCGGACATACCTAGTTCTGCCCATTGCGAGGCCCGGTCGGTTGGCGGACGGAAGTTTGTCGGTTGCCGTCCGGTGGCAGCCGCCCCCGGGCCCAGCGAAGACCGCGCCCGCGGCCGATGGCTTGGACATGACGCGCCGGCCGCTGTGGCTCTACCTGATCGCCGCCGTGCTCGCGGCCACGGTGTCCGCGGTCACGGCGACGACGCCCACGGGCGATCTGTGGTACTTCGGCGCGTACCTGATGGTCTGCGTGCTGGCCGTGGTCCTGGCCGCGCGCCGGCAGCGGGCCCGCGACCGCGTGCCGTGGCTGTGGGTCGCCGGCGGGCAGTTCCTCTGGCTGGCCGGAGACGCCGTCTACCCCGTCGGCATGCTGGTGGGGCGGCCGGGCGACGGCAGCGCCGAGGCGGTGCTGTGGACCGCGGGATACCTCGCGTACGGCATGGCGCTGACCACCATGGCGCGGCGGCGGGCCGGGCGCTGGCTGCGCCCGGCGGTGCTGGACATGCTCACCCTCGTCACGGCCGCGTCGATCATCGTCTGGGTGGTCTGGGTCTCGCCGTTCCTGCAGGACGCGGCCGCGGACCCGCTGTACGCCTACCTGACCGTCATGG is a genomic window containing:
- a CDS encoding glycosyltransferase family 2 protein; translation: MPIAEPQSRAATRRAWRPLQRSTRVAILGALLATLFYQTFLLDPQYRGPVWLWTAMLLAEGLTAVHAIGTWWTILAHDNRDEPAGVTVRRNRLRAGAEVPGIDVFITAYGEAPELVRTTLRAARDMTLAHATWVLDDGDSDVLRDICAEEGVGYLRRDGGLHAKAGNVNAALARTTGEYVVILDADHVPEPAFLLQILPHFEDPDVAFVQSPQSYTNRTNLVSTGAAEAQRIFYELVCPGKNHFNAAFCVGTNVMFRRAALDEIGGIATGSNSEDIWTSLELHRRGWKSIYVPQVLARGLAPADVTSYLKQQMRWACGGFEVVLRGGLLRRGAGLTVDQRLQYLFVGTHYLLSLAMLTFMLFPALYLLFALSPIRADGVTWATHYLPFQVMVLVVTWLQSGGFKGSAIVTSIGAAPVHARAFWATLRRTRATWKATNQAGAGARSLWVVMPQLALVVLNVAGIVVGLVVMADPAPTWLSIAWATMIVLILGRIVIESVAGRGGDEPDARPAGPDAVPGSEPAAVKDVASAH
- a CDS encoding helix-turn-helix transcriptional regulator, coding for MRDSLAGRASELAVLRDALDRRSGEAVVVGICGDPGIGKTRLLGELAAEARRRGCPVLAGRAAEFEREVPFGTIRNALADHVDTRSAAPGAADLRLLRTVFPALTAEPEAAEPALLATERYRVHRAVRALLEGIAAERGLVLVLDDLHWSDAGSVELLDHLLRHPPRGGVLLALAYRPRQAPARLGHAMAAAVRRGLATVVTVGPLSFAEAAPLLPAGAGPRRRRQLYDASAGNPFHLELLARGADLDGTAPPPDVASAMAGEFAALDAERRRVLHAAAVTGDDADPGLLAAVAELPLGAVLAALDDLTARDLVRPAGFGGAVRFRHPLLRSAAYHHAGPGWRVAAHARAAAELRRREAPVADQAVHVHASAAVGDLDAVRLLRTAAEQALRVTPAAAAHWLHAALSLLPRQDATVATRIELLHLRAEALGITGRLTEGRALLNELLGMLPPGSEPRSRVISFLCSLLHLLGDHKEAHALVLRELEGLPEPRGMAAGTLRVALALTTLMTGSAGDAAVAEAIETARHTGSRPLLAASLGVGVAVSQASGSGQESAARLDEATAMVDAMPDHELAERLDAALFLGWGELYLERYGSAQRHLRRAQRVARATGQSHLIGSLQTLEGVVLCCTGDLREGLPLLDDALESETLTGARDGRARVQGYRCWVLVWTGDVAQALAAGTEAETLAGGHRDWQSASADGMLGWARYAAGDAEGCLQLMLTAGQGADLRAVRPQWRPRWFEVLTAAAAATGNRRLAAELAAGAAELTAGPVLPRHAGMIAMARMHADLHTEPRAAAGHAARAAELFAQAGDRLGVARARLYLGAAHRDTAGPARAGREIAAAQAEFARCGARPHWLARITGIPLDAGDPAEPADPGTRRLTPRELDVLALLAESLTAAAIGRRLGISAGTVHKHLSALYRKLGTGDRLATVLRARALGLLPDAGG
- a CDS encoding HlyD family efflux transporter periplasmic adaptor subunit translates to MTTVVEHDRLPDSSGGAGPDRTGPPGQAPDSARDTSPSRMPAVRTFAVTVLMLAGAAVGGTYVANHRLAAGAVVTLDEAALTADALPVGATGSGVVTEILVTEQTRVAAGQELARVRRAADRSPTVPPVEVLRAPSPGTVSDIEVAAGGVVGAGEPVVTLYDHTRLSFHARATVEQLRELRLGMTAQISGPGLAHPVPAVVDHVEARVGPDPLSDAPLSEEQREAHDQLTVVLVPRTDAVDRVGTLVPGLRFTADIDTDTAVGRTPAVNGAG
- a CDS encoding glycosyl hydrolase; the encoded protein is MSARLRRIMTAACVATAVSLTAGCWTRDGADRVHPEPAPPAYGALTEGAATTPLGRPDPGGKAVLADAAVTGAAPKTGPVRAGQPLAGQALPTNQWWTSALTGRLERPLWGRPLAIGSTDTGLGISSAAPTASANAVVTPFQPALHAGGAISAVTVTGYGAFHVVLRAELRDGGAIQITLVQGSPVLYLDFEGATPSLTASGPVSRVGGAGPLAQLTVAGQRWDVQAEDGAGWRQDGQRLTVDRPGRTAIAVARVPDRVDGDRWARALAGAAGDPVIRTTASMAYDATAGTVTQSLRAERRTGRPGVWALLPHHQAGLVPGGDLEPIAGGYPDARGPLSVARATTVRVRVPMPGLVTEAPAIPLTRPARAAVLADLTADLARDPATAKGGSYFGLKELGRLAVIAEVAKGIGARAPQEAALRRLRASLVDWLTYRGPGDVRYFAYDRMWGGLIAVPAEFGSGDYNDHHFQYGYLVRAAAVLAEADPAFLRDYGGAVALVARDYSGTLSGTGANGFPAFRAFNAYLGHSAASGFAPFADGNNQESSSEAVAAWEAVTRWGIVSGDEQLTTYGVTHYALEAATARRYWLGEVGERPAGYAHTVAGIVWDAKIDYATWFDPRPESVLGIQLLPLTFGSLYRGDPGPAAARQRELSRDVGGDPRVWGDLFAADLAVADPAAARRRLTAKLPREESTSRAMVRYWVEMLATYGPPQPAVVADGPYGLAFGTAQQPRLLAVNPTAARRTVTFRRDGATVATVVVDPGQSIVRQP